In Leguminivora glycinivorella isolate SPB_JAAS2020 chromosome 11, LegGlyc_1.1, whole genome shotgun sequence, a single window of DNA contains:
- the LOC125230795 gene encoding protein insensitive-like encodes MQANTPNSGTGASEDEWKPEDYRPSKQNINDIKTPKGNEPVPIGEGYATVPARVLKQIDWRSYTSATRKLLTSVFTRRELATHSLTGKSSPAFPGKPAKKRLDPELVNDIVQIVVEKSKVNASLVRTTITTKCADESKMYRSRQKNKNKRLSNQENFPPSPHND; translated from the exons ATGCAGGCCAATACTCCAAACTCGGGCACTGGTGCATCTGAGGATGAGTGGAAGCCTGAGGATTACAGGCCAAGCAAGCAAAATATTAATGACATCAAGACACCTAAGGGGAATGAGCCG GTGCCGATTGGAGAGGGATACGCAACAGTGCCAGCCAGGGTCCTTAAGCAAATTGATTGGAGATCATACACTAGTGCGACAAGGAAACTGTTGACTTCGGTGTTTACACGCCG AGAGTTAGCGACTCATTCATTGACCGGGAAATCTTCTCCTGCCTTCCCGGGAAAACCTGCGAAGAAACGTCTCGATCCCGAGCTCGTCAATGACATCGTGCAGATTGTCGTTGAAAAATCAAAGGTCAACGCAAGCTTGGTGCG aacgACTATAACTACGAAATGTGCTGATGAGAGCAAAATGTACCGCAGTCgtcaaaagaataaaaataaacgcCTGTCGAACCAAGAAAACTTTCCTCCATCGCCGCATAATGATTAA
- the LOC125231366 gene encoding early boundary activity protein 1-like, translated as MCETIKSLRKQLKEALESSPPSRAEKPDADVATDEDERIISNQQKTALIQNHRRNHKRSSSSCITANNPNSDTGASEDEWKPEDYRPSKQNINDIKTPKGNEPVPIGEGYATVPARVLKQIDWRSYTSATRKLLTSVFTRRELATHSLTGKSSPAFPGKPAKKRLNPELVNDIVQTVVEKSKVNASLVRTSITTKCADESKMYRNRQKNKRTKKTFLHRRIMINETSSCLDNMN; from the exons ATGTGTGAGACAATAAAATCTTTACGCAAACAGCTAAAGGAAGCTCTCGAGAGTTCACCTCCTTCTAGGGCTGAAAAACCAGATGCTGATGTTGCTACCGATGAAGATGAAAGAATAATCAGCAATCAGCAGAAAACTGCCCTAATACAAAATCATAGAAGAAACCATAAGCGAAGCTCGAGTTCTTGTATTACG GCCAATAATCCAAACTCGGACACTGGTGCATCTGAGGATGAGTGGAAGCCTGAGGATTACAGGCCAAGCAAGCAAAATATTAATGACATCAAGACACCTAAGGGGAATGAGCCG GTGCCGATTGGAGAGGGATACGCAACAGTACCAGCCAGGGTCCTTAAGCAAATTGATTGGAGATCATACACTAGTGCGACAAGGAAACTGTTGACTTCGGTGTTTACACGCCG agAGTTAGCGACTCATTCATTGACCGGGAAATCTTCTCCTGCCTTCCCGGGAAAACCTGCGAAGAAACGTCTCAATCCCGAGCTCGTCAATGACATCGTGCAGACTGTCGTTGAAAAATCAAAGGTCAACGCAAGCTTGGTGCG aacgAGTATAACTACGAAATGTGCTGATGAGAGCAAAATGTACCGCAATcgtcaaaaaaataaaagaaccaAGAAAACTTTCCTCCATCGCCGCATAATGATAAATGAAACTTCTTCTTGTTTAGATAACATGAACTAA
- the LOC125230834 gene encoding early boundary activity protein 1-like, producing MCETIKSLRKQLKEALESSPPSRAEKPDADVATDEDERIISNQQKTALIQNHRRNHKRSSSSCITANNPNSDTGASEDEWKPEDYRPSKQNINDIKTPKGNEPVPIGEGYATVPARVLKQIDWRSYTSATRKLLTSVFTRRELATHSLTGKSSPAFPGKPAKKRLNPELVNDIVQTVVEKSKVNASLVRTSITTKCADESKMYRNRQKNKKKRLSNQENFPPSPHNDK from the exons ATGTGTGAGACAATAAAATCTTTACGCAAACAGCTAAAGGAAGCTCTCGAGAGTTCACCTCCTTCTAGGGCTGAAAAACCAGATGCTGATGTTGCTACCGATGAAGATGAAAGAATAATCAGCAATCAGCAGAAAACTGCCCTAATACAAAATCATAGAAGAAACCATAAGCGAAGCTCGAGTTCTTGTATTACG GCCAATAATCCAAACTCGGACACTGGTGCATCTGAGGATGAGTGGAAGCCTGAGGATTACAGGCCAAGCAAGCAAAATATTAATGACATCAAGACACCTAAGGGGAATGAGCCG GTGCCGATTGGAGAGGGATACGCAACAGTACCAGCCAGGGTCCTTAAGCAAATTGATTGGAGATCATACACTAGTGCGACAAGGAAACTGTTGACTTCGGTGTTTACACgccg AGAGTTAGCGACTCATTCATTGACCGGGAAATCTTCTCCTGCCTTCCCGGGAAAACCTGCGAAGAAACGTCTCAATCCCGAGCTCGTCAATGACATCGTGCAGACTGTCGTTGAAAAATCAAAGGTCAACGCAAGCTTGGTGCG aacgAGTATAACTACGAAATGTGCTGATGAGAGCAAAATGTACCGCAAtcgtcaaaaaaataaaaagaaacgcCTTTCGAACCAAGAAAACTTTCCTCCATCGCCGCATAATGATAAATGA